A stretch of Argiope bruennichi chromosome 10, qqArgBrue1.1, whole genome shotgun sequence DNA encodes these proteins:
- the LOC129987504 gene encoding F-box only protein 5-like — protein MAMFSSGSFTTSTPFHQQYDSGFYGNSPQSRSSSQFSIGENIGLEIGCFFPLRKNLFGKRNNSENIPVDPFSLERKLLLSRSSAFSRRDASSNTETPRTARSCAGSDKPVKIERLRQNRRCFLNGKTERLKWLGGNDSGFHAETPESSECLKSKGRRIPLLEMVKNLNSENSKEESLAYFKRFLDVSGAKSFADLSMSDIQDLYNIHRFQRTGLKPSVTDIDFNEERPLMKDLNEGNEVFLSSWKERLECISADIKMPPKIDILSQLHNINALSLISCILSYLSGHDLQTVSSVSRLWRKLVLEDEVANRARLACLEKRQKFIKEMAIKKSVNPFQRQPNDRILSCIENIQKEELQFKKTIKEINFNAFIEVGKKGENYRPMKCPSCCNLSLQDKHIITKYNCLFCGHEFCCNCLKPYSNWHYCAPINFPTKKPPANGKKYLRRL, from the exons gGTCATTTACAACTAGTACTCCATTTCATCAACAATATGATAGTGGCTTTTATGGTAACTCTCCACAATCTAGAAGTTCATCTCAGTTTTCTATTGGGGAAAATATAGGATTAGAAATAGGCTGTTTTTTTccattaagaaagaatttatttggaaaaaggaacaattctgaaaatatacCAGTTGATCCGTTTTCACTTGAACGTAAGTTACTTCTTTCAAGGAGTTCGGCATTTTCACGTAGAGATGCCAGTTCAAATACAGAAACTCCAAGAACAGCGAGAAGCTGTGCAGGTTCAGATAAACCTGTAAAAATTGAAAGACTACGTCAAAATCGACGATGTTTTTTAAATGGTAAGACTGAGAGATTAAAATGGCTTGGTGGTAATGATAGTGGGTTTCATGCTGAAACTCCTGAAAGCTCAGAATGTCTTAAATCTAAAGGTCGTAGAATACCATTATTGGAGAtggtaaaaaatttgaattcagaaaattcaaaagaagaaagTCTAGCatattttaaacgttttttgGATGTTTCTGGAGCTAAAAGTTTTGCTGATCTTTCAATGTCTGATATACAAGACCTCTATAACATTCACCGTTTTCAGAGAACCGGTTTAAAGCCATCTGTAACAGATATCGACTTCAATGAAGAGCGTCCACTGATGAAGGATTTGAATGAGGGAAATGAAGTGTTTCTGTCATCATGGAAAGAGAGGCTAGAATGCATCTCAGCAGATATCAAAATGCCACCAAAGATTGATATTCTAAGCCAGCTTCACAATATCAATGCACTTTCGCTTATATCCTGTATCTTATCCTATCTCTCCGGCCACGATTTGCAGACGGTAAGCAGTGTAAGTCGATTGTGGCGAAAATTAGTTCTTGAGGATGAAGTTGCAAACAGAGCAAGGCTGGCTTGTTTGGAAAAAAGGCAAAAGTTTATAAAG gaaatggCAATCAAAAAATCAGTCAACCCATTCCAGAGGCAACCGAATGATAGAATACTGAGCtgtattgaaaatattcagaAGGAGgagcttcaatttaaaaaaactatcaaagaaattaattttaatgcatttattgag GTTGGAAAAAAAGGCGAGAACTATAGACCTATGAAATGTCCTTCCTGCTGTAATCTTTCGCTCCAAGACAAGCACATCATTACCAAGTACAATTGTTTATTTTGTGGTCATGAATTCTGTTGTAACTGCTTAAAACCTTATTCAAATTGGCATTACTGTGCCCCAATCAATTTTCCAACTAAAAAACCACCTGctaatggtaaaaaatatttgaggCGCTTATaa